The window tgtgtgaactaaaatatagatcagtcttaagACTAGAATatgtagaatagattatagatttgactatagatttgactattgactagactacagactagactattaactagactatagactagactatagactagattatggactagactacagactagactattaactagactatagactagactatagactagattatggactagactatagactagactatagactagactatagactagaatatagactagactatagactagactgtagactagactatagactagactatagactagactatagactagactatagactagactatagactagactatagactagactatagactagactatagactagactatagactagactatagactagactatagactagactatagactagactatagactagactatagactagactatagactagactatagactagactatagactagactatagactagactatagactagactatagactagactatagactagactatagactagactatagactagactatagacagaactatagactagactatagactagactatagactagactatagactagactatagactagactatagactagactatagactagactatagactagactatagactagactatagactagaatagactagactatagactagactatagactagactatagactagactatagactagactatagactagactatagactagactatagactagactatagactagactatagactagactatagactagactatagactagactatagactagactatagactagactatagactagactatagactagactatagactagactatagactagactatagactagactatagactagactatagactagactatagactagactatagactagactatagactagactatagactagactatagactagactatagactagactatagactagactatagactagactatagactagactatagactagactatagactagactatagactagactatagactagactatagactagactatagactagactatagactagactatagactagactatagactagactatagactagactatagactagactatagactagactatagactagactatagactagactatagactagactatagactagactatagactagactatagactagactatagactagactatagactagactatagactagactatagactagactatagactagactatagactagactatagactagactatagactagactatagactagactatagactagactatagactagactatagactagactatagactagactatagactagactatagactagactatagactagactatagactagactatagactagactatagactaaaagactatagactagactatagactagactatagactagactatagactagactatagactagactatagactagactatagactagactatagactagactatagactagactatagactagactatagactagactatagactagactatagactagactatagactagactatagactagactatagactagactatagactagactatagactagactatagactagactatagactagactatagactagactatagactagactatagactagactagatagactagactatagactagactatagactagactatagactagactatagactagactagactattgactagactatagactagactagactatagactagactatagactagactagactatagactagactatagactagactatagactagactatagactagactatagacttaactatagactagactatagactacactatagactagactatagactagactatagaatagactataaactagactatagactagactgtagactagactatagactttactatagactagacaatagactagactatagactagactatagacttagctATGTATTAATGTAGTTGTTAGAACTTTCTTagtattatatatttgtttttgtttatttttctttagcaatttaaattgtttctttttttgtccacttttaaacgtatttttatatttaacttttttacctttaaaaaatctattgttAAAGGATTTTGTAAAGACTTTGCTGGCATTTTCTCTTCtaatggctctaaattgggtgGCACTGGTAAAGTGATGCCCTGTATAtggtgaaaagaaaaaatagaatggaaaaaaaacgaaatatgttatgaatttttttccaaggttttaagtttTAGCAGTATGATGTCTTGCTATTGGACTTTAGTAGCATTAGTaacaaacaacagcaaacaGTAAGCTACAAACCTTAAAGTATTCATTTTGACCAAATATCTGTATATGTCTTGGCAGAAGGTCCCCCAATGTTTTACGTATCAAATACAATTGATCCACATCACTGCGTCCAGGCCATAATGCTTCACCACGTACCAGTTCAGCAAATAGACAACCAATAGCCCATACATCGACGGGGGTGCCATATTGTGTATCACCCACCAGGAGTTCGGGAGCTCTATACCAACGTGTAGCAACATAGTCGGTATAATTTTCACCAGGACCTGTGTGTGAGAGTGTGTTAGTAAGTTGAGGAGAAAAAAGGAAAagcagtacaaaaaaaaaaacagttttctgtAACAGTTATTGTGTTGGGAAACGTgatgtttttatgatttaacTGTAATCTACATTTTGTTACTAAAAAACACTACAGTTCTAGAAAAgggtttttattctttttgttctgctactactacaactactcACTTAACATACGAGCAAAACCAAAATCACACAATTTCACTTGTCCCTGTGCTGTCAACAATATATTTTCGGGTTTGATGTCACGATGCAGGCAGCCTTGTTTGTGGCAATATGCTACTCCTTGCAATGTTTGATAgacaatttgttttgttaaatgttcTGGACAGCCCTGAGGATGACGTTCCAATTCGTGCAACACCGTTAGTTCACAAAATTCAAATACCAAATGTAAACGACGTTTGCGGCGAAATACCTCAAGTAATGAAACCAAATTTGGATGTTTTAGATTCTAGTTGAGgggatataaagaaaaaaagttgttattgttgttgttgtttttttagaaaagattaCAGCAATAAAAGAACAAAGATTGAATGTCAGTGCAGAAGAGTTAGTATTTGTTTTGGACTTGTAGTTAGTTCATTTAACCACTATTATTTGCTACTTAAAAATGTAGCATATTTTAGGGGaagattttgattttatattaaaagtgtgtttttaggattaattttaaatattgttttaagtttCTTCTTACCTTTAACAAACGTATTTCTCTTAAAGCTATTTTTCTAATGGCAGGATCATCTTCGGACTCTACAAATCTTTTGACAGCCACCAATTGGCCCGTTTCACGATCACGACATTTATAAACCACTCCATAGGAACCTTCACCCAAACGACTTAATTTCTCATAACGATCCATTTTACTGCTACCTTGAggcctaaaattaaaaaaaatttttaaagaaaataaaattaataaaaaatttaaatttaagtttcttaaaattcataaaaaatttttcttaaaatttttaccttAAACTCAAACATTGACCTCTTACTAAATTGGCACGTttcatatttgaatatatattaaatttgtcaaattttttaaaaattgtgtttaaatttaaaattttatttacatttataaattcgtatctttactttttaaaactttatttaagcaaaatgatttatactttttatgattttcttaattttatttagcattgaaaatatttcttttatttcaaatttttgggccaatattttttaaaaaaattttcaataattttccatAAGTGAAGTCAAGTGTAGATTGTGTGGTTTTTAGACTGTTTTTATGATTCAATGATGAAGAATTGCAGataaatagtatttttgtttataatgaaaatagaaAGGAAGAAAAtatgagagaaaaaaattaaaaaattttggcaagaattctttcaaaataattttatttatgaaatattgcaaaaaaaaaaaaaaaaacaaatgaaaaatagcaacaacatacCAGTGCAATTGGTTGAAAAACTAGGGTTTgataagaaaataagaaaaattatttatattaatgcgAACGTTTGTTGTACTGCTGTCAGCTTTTCTATCAAATGTAAGACTAAATAATAAGTAACTAATTCCATATTTCCTTTAAACTTCTAATGTTTAACTCAAGTGGCAACTATATTTAGTTTTccaaatatttggaaaattatgACGCATTAAGACCTTTTAATACTGTTtatatttagataaaatatttttataactaaaagtCTAATTTTAATGTTAAGTTCATGTATTGTGACGTGTTTGCATGCGTGAAGCAAACACTATTtaaatttgtgaaatatttggtCAAACCAGAACTTATATGAAAAGAACAAAACTCTTGAACAGATCttaaacagaaatagaactgaactagaacagaactagaacagaactagaacagaactagaacagaactagaacagaactagaacagaactagaacagaactaaaacagaagagaactagaacagaactagaacagaactagaacagaactagaacagaaNNNNNNNNNNNNNNNNNNNNNNNNNNNNNNNNNNNNNNNNNNNNNNNNNNNNNNNNNNNNNNNNNNNNNNNNNNNNNNNNNNNNNNNNNNNNNNNNNNNNttctagttctgttctagttctgttctagttctgttctagttctgttctagttctgttctagttctgttctagttctgttctagttctgttctagttctgttatggTTCAGTaaaagttctattctagttctgttgtagatCACTTGTTTCTTGGCActaatttgcaaattttcatttatttatttccacaattgtattgattttttaaattattcattacTTACAAATGCTAAAATAGAAATGACCATAACACCTAAACGCACCGAACAGTACAAAAAGTAGGTTTCCATCCACAGCATGGCCATGACTAaggaaagtttttaatttatttttttttaattatttttaattaaagtttttgcaaataaaaactacattttgCCAACTGTAGAAtggttttttgctttttttaattatttcttctaTAACTTTTAGGCgtttaatgaaaaatacaaaCAGCGACTGTGTAAATAGTAAATACAACTAattattgtgaattttttatttaaaagacaaTCCATGAAATCGATACATTTGATTCGTTTGGAAATAGTTATTTACAGGCAACAAACAATTAGCTAAATGATAAAGATCTGacaatattatacaataaagAGTAGTGTAGTGTGTAAACAAtatgtagaaataaaataaacatgaaaaatgttttagttgACCACAAAATACATgaataaatgtttatacaactcgaaaaataataataaaatgtctcTGGAATATTACTTTGGTCAGAGAATTCATCAACATATGCATGAAACTTTAccacaaaatggttttttgtggttgtttgaaaattttacttttactcTCTATTGTATGTGTAGTTTTTGTTTGACTCTTTATAGAAAACGTCATAAATTTAGTGCATGTATTTGCAtgtctttgtttaaaaaaatagttcaaGGTTTGTGACGTCAAAACCAACAAACAGTTTTGATGACTAGTTAAACCTTGACATATTTTAACAAAGAAAGTGAAaggcgtatgagtgatatttgatattatgaaaaattttggttattaatcatacgcattagaaaatttatttttaaacgtatttagtaacttttaaaatattctaaaaaattattttaaagaaaatcaatataaaaaaattctaaatccTTTACATATTATCCTTTAACACATGAAATCctttttacaaacatttgtaATCTCTATAATTCTACATTCTTTTCACTATTATTCACCAATCGTTACAGACATATTTTATATCCATAAAATACATTTGCCAAGCCAATTGACAATGTCGTTAAAATATTCTTGTTACAAATTTCAACAGaatatttctgtatttttttctctatttctcTGAAATAGAGAAAATgcaattcttttttatattattgtaagcaatttaagttttattgttaCACATTGAATTGCTTAAGATGCCATGAAAAATGCCAGAGGagtgaatacaaaaaaaaaaaaaaaaaaacgaagtaaaGTAAAGCTTAAACAAGAAAATTCTATTGCAATTTATGCAAAACATGTTGTAAGACATTTCCGTCTTTAAAAGTCAATGTAATGGAAGCTACATAGTGTGTAGAATGATATACAGAAAATGCACAAGACACATTGTTGcaggaaattttaaacaaattgtgttatttaatacaaatttaaagtataaactaaaatatatttaacaaatctAAAGTAAGaactgaaattataaaattatttaaaattctctttACAAACTAAATaagttaatgaatttttaccttaaactaaaaaagcttaaagctttatTTACCAATAGTTCACAATTTAAACAATAGATGTCTCTCTatctaatataaacaaaaaattactggTAACTTTAGTTCATATTCTGTCTTATAGTCTAGCTAGTAgaatttatagtttatattgtagtatattttataatctaGATTTAATCCACGTCTAGCTTCAGGACCAGTCtatttagttttaagtaaattttacgGCACGTTTTTTATCTAGAATATATAGTTCGGGTTATAGTGTAGGTTATAGTCTACCTTAATGtctttcttatattttaatttacggtctagtctaaaatatttttattgttaagtcaaaagtcgaaaagtctagtctagtttataatctagattattgtctatataaaatctaatttgcagtctagtctaaagtatatgTAGTTCTGTTAATATCTAGTTTGTATTAAAGTTTattgtgtagtttatagtctcgttAATAatcgagtttatagtctagtttgtagtctagtttatggtcaagtttatagtcaagtttatagtctagtttatagtaaattttatagtctggtttttagtctagttcatagtctagtcatagtctagtcatagtctagtcatagtctagtcatagtctagtcatagtctagtcatagtctagtcatagtctagtcatagtctagtNNNNNNNNNNNNNNNNNNNNNNNNNNNNNNNNNNNNNNNNNNNNNNNNNNNNNNNNNNNNNNNNNNNNNNNNNNNNNNNNNNNNNNNNNNNNNNNNNNNNttctagttctgttctagttctgttctagttctgttctagttctgttctagttctgttctagttctgttctagttctgttctagttctgttgtagttttgttctagttcagttctagttcagttttttggaatttttttacacatgatgctcttttttaattaattgatttttaaaaattttttaaaattaaaatgttttttgtattaataaaacTCTTCGGTCTTGGTTTTATATGGAAGCAGATCACTTTTTGATATTCTTACTCAGTttgttattaaacaatatttatttagagtTAATTATTTACTGTgttgttttaatgtaaaaaagaaaCGTGATGGTAATTAAATTgctatttattattctttattatattttactgtcatttttaaattttatgtttgcatTTGGACCCATTGTTTTTCTTACCTTCTCAAGgcaaaaatctttgaaaattcaaacattttcattgGAACTTTTGTTTAGTTGTGTTATATAAACaggatatttttttgtttgcactttaggattttaatcgttttttaaTGAGcgtatattaaaattgtgtatttttctcAACTTATGGTAAAACTTTAATAACTGTTCTTTGCTTTAGCAAAGGAAGAAAGCAAATAGTTTAATTGTTGTAAGAAAAGtattaagttaaaaaagaataaaaacaaacaaccaacACCATGTACTAGAAGTTAGCAACTAAATAGAACGAATGGTTTTCAAACGTCCAGcgtattaaaaacttaaacaaacaaacttggaactatacaaacatttaaactcATACATACGAGGAATCATTAGTATAAAACATTCTTACAagcatatacacacatacatattcgAACAATGTAATCCTTATTCTACTAAAATCACTGTTAAATAGGCAGGATGGTTcatgaaataaaatgtaaaggAAAACTAATGTAAAAACACTTGTAAAACATAGAAAAAGGTTAGAAACTAAGATGATAGGTGAAAAACGAATTTGATAGCGACTATAAATTGCTATAATTGTCGAaaagactaaatactagataatagactcAATTAGATTATAGAGTAAAGTACAaactagactttacactagtctttagactaaacttatagactagactatagactagactatagactagactatagattagactatagactagactatagactagactatacactagactatagactagactatagactatactatagactagactatagactagactatagactagactatagacNNNNNNNNNNNNNNNNNNNNNNNNNNNNNNNNNNNNNNNNNNNNNNNNNNNNNNNNNNNNNNNNNNNNNNNNNNNNNNNNNNNNNNNNNNNNNNNNNNNNgactatgactagactatgactagactatgactagactatgactagactatgactagactatgactagactatgactagactatgactagactatgactaaactATGACCAAGCTATGACTAGTCACAGACTAAGCTATACTTGGAAAAAATTATATGACCTGCAAAATATAATCACAATTTATTTATGCTAGTTTTGCCTACACCTACTGTTTCAATACAATTACATACACGTGTGAGTTTTTAACACATACATctgcttttaataatttatgagACAACAAAAATTGATGGCGTTTGATTTTGTGTCGACTTTATTTCATTTCTCTGTTGTTCACTAGcaacaataattaaaacttaaataatttataacaaaaaccaaGGTCATGTCAACAAGGTTCATATAATTGCTGTAGTTGTTAGTAGCATATGTTATTtagcaacaaccacaacaacaatgacaattttatacttgttttgatcaaaaactataagaaaaaaattgaattaattcttttttaactaGCAAATGATTTTGTTAGTTTAAGTCAATCGCAATGATAACCGGAAATCGATTTCAAATTATAGCAGGAAATGAGaaagataaaaacaaatagGAAATGGGTGGGTATACCGTAAAAACAATGaaaccaattacaattaatgACAACTATTACAGAGAAACTATTGAAGAATGACAAATTGTCAAATGAATAAATGCTTTGGGGGTAAAATTATTAGAAAGTTTCAAAGGACAATGtctagttaaaagaaaaaaaactttggtaaacgcaatttttttaataaactcacCTATTAAGAACTTAAATATAACGTAAGGAATATAAACATTTAGTTTGaaacttttatataactttctctctaaaaatttttaattatctgttaattaaatctttttctgttaacatttttcaaacttAATTCCAAACATgattttacaaagttttatatttaagctTACTTTGTATTTTACTCAAAGAATTTATGCAAACTTTATTTACCAGTAAAACTAATCACTTTTCTGTATTAAATTCACATTTCAAAAACACTCTCATCTATCTTGAAGGAAGCAGGTCGAATTTTcattacaacaataaaacattttattgttcTAAAGCAAAAACCAAAATACAGCTTTAAGgttgaaatttatgtaaatttttgcacgagtaaaaaataaagcacaacaaaaacaaaaataaatgccTTGAAATAACGCCTAAATAGCATGCAAATCTTATAACAATCTgaataaaggatttttttaaggAACAAGAAATACTTAAGCAttgttatagtctagtctatagtctagttgatagtctagttgatagtctagttgatagtctagtctatagtctagtctatagtctagtctatagtctagtctatagtctagtctatagtctagtctatagtctagtctatagtctagtctNNNNNNNNNNNNNNNNNNNNNNNNNNNNNNNNNNNNNNNNNNNNNNNNNNNNNNNNNNNNNNNNNNNNNNNNNNNNNNNNNNNNNNNNNNNNNNNNNNNNgaactgaactagaactgaactagaactgaactagaactgaactagaactgaactagaactgaactagaactaaactagaactgaactagaactgaactagaactgagtccAAAAAATGCATCTTTTATAAATggtttagaaaaatattgtatcaAGACTGTCTGTGATAGACGGGAAGTGGTGAATTGTATAATAAACAAGCAAAAATATAAGTTTACAAACTCAAGgcaatattcttgaaaaaaccTGAAACGTAATAATAACTTATTGCTGGGACGCTTGCTATAATACTTAGAAAAAGCTTACTTTCGGTTACCCTGTAATCACCAAGATACATGACACTCATTGCCAGCAAAATGAGTTGCTGCAGTACTGAACAACAACTTAAAAAGTAACGAAAAGAAATCATACAACcagaaaaaaaactcaacttaataaaaatgaagaagCTCCAAAAATAAagggaaaatataaaaagttactatagaaaagaaaaagaggaagcaacaaatagaaaaaaaaaacgttgaaaGTAAAAACTTTGTCTTTAACAACTTACTATACAAGTATTTAAAtgtatacgtacatatataaagaaaatgtatgtaAGCAGTACTTAATGCTCAATTCCAGCATTCGTGCAGTCATCTACTTCCCCAACCACCCGTCAACACTTTTTCTTGCAGCAACTTTCAATATTCAACTAATTTTGTTAGTTGAATGaagtaatatgtatgtatgaatatgtacaagtaaaagtttgttagtcatagtatgtatatgtatatatgtttaggtatgtatgtgtgtgtaataGACTTAAGACGTTTAAGACGATAAAATGTCAGAAAATTTTGCTGCAAATCCAAATTGTACAACGTGCAGCATAAAGCAGCAAAAGTAGCaatttttagttgaaaaattttcttgtttatgttgttattgtttttgttgttgttattttcatgttcatgaaaatgaaacaaatgtaataatgatgaagatgatggCAGCAAAGTTAAAAGTAGCAATATTACTAAAAACTTAACTGAACTAAACCTGCATATATGCATTGTTATTAAGAATGAATTTCTTTAGAAGAGCTGCTCTTTTGTAgccaatattttttcttactaCTAGTTTGGtcttttattgttattggtgttgtttttttttttgttttttcttggtAACTTTGTTAGCCTGCCTCTTATTACTCTAAGCGCATACAAGTTAATTTCGTAACTAAAAATAAAGGTTGCCTTCTTTCGaatcttaagaaaaacaaaatatagaacAAACTGTATGGAAACAATAAAGAGAAATATAGGAAAGAAGGTCGGTTATAAACGACTATATGATACCGGATAGTTGGCTTAGGAAGATGGTCAATTATGGGAAAAATCTCAAGGaatttagtttaacaaatttcttcTTTCTTAACAGGCAGATATAATTACagacagacaaaaaaaaaacactctgatagagagacagacagataggCAAGGATAGTCACTCAGAAAGACACAGA of the Lucilia cuprina isolate Lc7/37 chromosome 2, ASM2204524v1, whole genome shotgun sequence genome contains:
- the LOC111684693 gene encoding cyclin-dependent kinase-like 1 isoform X1; this translates as MKRANLVRGQCLSLRPQGSSKMDRYEKLSRLGEGSYGVVYKCRDRETGQLVAVKRFVESEDDPAIRKIALREIRLLKNLKHPNLVSLLEVFRRKRRLHLVFEFCELTVLHELERHPQGCPEHLTKQIVYQTLQGVAYCHKQGCLHRDIKPENILLTAQGQVKLCDFGFARMLSPGENYTDYVATRWYRAPELLVGDTQYGTPVDVWAIGCLFAELVRGEALWPGRSDVDQLYLIRKTLGDLLPRHIQIFGQNEYFKGITLPVPPNLEPLEEKMPAKSLQNPLTIDFLKKCLDKDPAKRWSCEKLIKHSYFDDYIAKQRELESLNSLEAANIRQQQQLLQQHMLQQQHLQQQQQAQQSLLQTSQAAAQAAAAAAIAGRDKSKTSNTSLPLLPSNHHHHHNQDYGKLQPLNKNSTLFPRSEHHLPTI
- the LOC111684693 gene encoding cyclin-dependent kinase-like 1 isoform X2; amino-acid sequence: MKMFEFSKIFALRRPQGSSKMDRYEKLSRLGEGSYGVVYKCRDRETGQLVAVKRFVESEDDPAIRKIALREIRLLKNLKHPNLVSLLEVFRRKRRLHLVFEFCELTVLHELERHPQGCPEHLTKQIVYQTLQGVAYCHKQGCLHRDIKPENILLTAQGQVKLCDFGFARMLSPGENYTDYVATRWYRAPELLVGDTQYGTPVDVWAIGCLFAELVRGEALWPGRSDVDQLYLIRKTLGDLLPRHIQIFGQNEYFKGITLPVPPNLEPLEEKMPAKSLQNPLTIDFLKKCLDKDPAKRWSCEKLIKHSYFDDYIAKQRELESLNSLEAANIRQQQQLLQQHMLQQQHLQQQQQAQQSLLQTSQAAAQAAAAAAIAGRDKSKTSNTSLPLLPSNHHHHHNQDYGKLQPLNKNSTLFPRSEHHLPTI